The genomic segment CGTTCAATCAACAACTGCCGGAAAAAAACAGGCATTAGTGGTGAATGCACGACTGCCAAATCACGATCGACCATACTGATGAACGACATAAGATGCAGACATTCCGCTTCTCCTTGATCATGTGGTAGTTGAACGACGATGAATTCGTCGACGAAAGACGCTGTCATTTCTTTCAATTGCCGGATTGCTTCATCATTCGTACGGTATCCACGGCCTACAACAAGTGTCTTGTCGTCCAACCAAACAATATCACCGCCATCTGACACTGCGTCTCCAGTCAACTCACCAACAATAGCAATTTCTCTTTCTGCAAGAAACTTTTTATATACTACCGCTTCCGGTTGTCTCAGTTTTTTACCTGATTTCAAAATGATTGCTCCTGCTGGCGTAAACTTCACCGGATCATGTGCATACAACGAATCCATACCAACTTCAGGCGATGCAGGTAAATAATCAATCTGTGGGACATATTTTTCAAGAATCCCTATAAAATTCGAATACTCGCGA from the Sporosarcina psychrophila genome contains:
- a CDS encoding dimethylarginine dimethylaminohydrolase family protein, producing the protein MYSPLERVIVKHPNEAFQNQNHLADQWKTFNYLEEPNFKEAVREYSNFIGILEKYVPQIDYLPASPEVGMDSLYAHDPVKFTPAGAIILKSGKKLRQPEAVVYKKFLAEREIAIVGELTGDAVSDGGDIVWLDDKTLVVGRGYRTNDEAIRQLKEMTASFVDEFIVVQLPHDQGEAECLHLMSFISMVDRDLAVVHSPLMPVFFRQLLIERKIQLIEVPKDEYDTLGCNVLALAPRVCVIVSGNASTKKQLLDAGATVYEYKGEEISVKGTGGPTCLTSPVVRN